One Chitinophaga varians DNA window includes the following coding sequences:
- the metX gene encoding homoserine O-acetyltransferase MetX, which yields MSAQVFYSKAPFRLESGQVLPELQIAYHTYGTMNADGSNVVWVCHALTANSDVADWWSGLIGYERVIDPARHFIVCANIIGSCYGSSGPHTVNPATGEPWYHTFPAVTIRDMVQAHRLLREHLQIQQISLLVGGSMGGYQVLEWALTEPERIARLFLLCTGAAESAWGIAIHTAQRLAIEADASWQDPAPHAGARGLKAARAIGMVTYRNYQTFMRTQSDPDKEKTDHFRASSYIDYQGDKLVKRFNAQSYWLLTKAMDSHNIARGRHEDITTSLSHIQQPVLLIGISSDLLCPPEEQRLLATYLPDTVYHEIDSSYGHDGFLIEFEKIGKILQDWR from the coding sequence TTGTCTGCACAGGTTTTTTACAGTAAAGCACCATTCCGGCTGGAGTCCGGCCAGGTATTACCTGAATTACAGATCGCCTATCATACTTACGGCACCATGAATGCTGACGGCAGCAATGTGGTATGGGTATGTCATGCATTGACCGCCAACAGCGACGTGGCTGACTGGTGGAGCGGCCTTATTGGCTATGAACGGGTAATTGACCCGGCCCGGCATTTCATTGTGTGCGCCAATATTATCGGTTCCTGCTACGGCAGTTCCGGTCCGCATACTGTAAATCCTGCTACCGGCGAGCCCTGGTACCATACCTTTCCGGCCGTTACCATCCGTGATATGGTGCAGGCGCACCGCCTGTTACGGGAACACCTGCAGATACAACAGATAAGCCTGCTGGTGGGTGGTTCCATGGGGGGGTACCAGGTATTGGAATGGGCATTGACTGAACCGGAGCGCATTGCCCGTCTGTTCCTGCTCTGCACCGGCGCCGCTGAAAGCGCCTGGGGCATTGCCATTCATACCGCGCAACGCCTGGCCATAGAAGCCGATGCCAGCTGGCAGGACCCGGCGCCCCATGCCGGCGCCCGCGGCCTCAAGGCTGCAAGGGCCATCGGCATGGTCACTTATCGCAACTACCAGACCTTTATGCGCACACAGTCTGATCCTGACAAGGAAAAGACAGACCATTTCCGCGCTTCCTCCTATATCGATTACCAGGGCGATAAACTGGTGAAACGTTTCAATGCCCAGTCCTACTGGCTACTCACCAAAGCCATGGACAGCCATAACATTGCGCGCGGCCGTCATGAAGACATCACCACTTCCCTTTCCCACATACAGCAACCGGTATTGCTCATCGGCATCAGCAGCGATCTGCTCTGTCCTCCCGAAGAACAACGCCTGCTGGCCACTTATCTGCCTGATACTGTTTATCATGAAATAGACTCCTCCTATGGCCATGACGGCTTCCTGATCGAGTTTGAGAAGATCGGGAAGATATTGCAGGATTGGCGGTAG
- a CDS encoding OsmC family protein, whose amino-acid sequence MKIALQRVDDGFNMEAVDEGGHKVLMDSSLENGGKNNGVRPMQMVIMGLGGCSAIDVLMILKKQRQEVKDFRIEIEAEREKGKEPSLWETAHIVFHFTGNIDADKAARAVELSMNKYCSVAETLRLANTKLTWEVKLNA is encoded by the coding sequence ATGAAAATAGCATTACAAAGAGTAGACGATGGTTTCAACATGGAAGCCGTTGATGAAGGCGGTCACAAAGTGTTGATGGATTCATCCCTGGAAAACGGGGGGAAGAACAACGGAGTAAGACCTATGCAGATGGTCATCATGGGCCTCGGAGGTTGCTCTGCCATTGATGTGCTGATGATCCTGAAAAAACAACGTCAGGAAGTGAAGGATTTCCGCATTGAAATAGAAGCGGAGAGGGAAAAAGGCAAAGAACCGTCTTTATGGGAAACAGCCCACATCGTATTTCATTTTACCGGAAACATCGACGCTGATAAAGCTGCCCGCGCAGTGGAACTGTCGATGAACAAATATTGCTCCGTCGCTGAAACGCTGCGTCTGGCCAACACCAAACTGACCTGGGAAGTGAAACTGAACGCTTAA
- a CDS encoding O-succinylhomoserine sulfhydrylase: MSNNKQYQPETNAVRIQTARTNEMEHSTPMFLTSSFCFDNAEEMRATFADETDFNIYSRFSNPNVDEFVQKMCALEGAEAGYATASGMSAIFASFMALLKAGDHLLSARSIFGSTHTVITKFLPKWGIEWSYFDVNDPAGIEAMIKPNTKMIFVETPSNPGLEIIDMAYLAGIANKHNVILNVDNCFATPVLQRPIEAGAHIVTHSATKWIDGQGRVLGGAIVGKKELIKEIHTFCRSTGPAMSPFNAWVLSKSLETLHVRMERHAASALKLAQSLEGNPHLSGVRYPFLASHPQHDIARKQMSGGGGIVCFELKGGLESGVRFLNALELLSLTANLGDSRSIASHPASTTHAKLSDEERANVGITPGLIRISVGLENVNDILADIKQALEKSAL, translated from the coding sequence ATGAGCAATAACAAGCAATACCAACCGGAAACCAATGCGGTAAGAATTCAGACGGCACGTACCAACGAAATGGAACATTCCACACCAATGTTCCTGACTTCCAGCTTCTGCTTTGATAATGCGGAAGAAATGAGGGCCACTTTCGCGGATGAAACAGATTTTAATATCTACAGCCGCTTCAGCAACCCCAACGTGGACGAGTTTGTACAGAAGATGTGCGCGCTCGAAGGCGCGGAGGCTGGTTATGCCACGGCTTCAGGCATGAGCGCTATTTTCGCCAGCTTCATGGCCCTGCTGAAAGCAGGCGACCACCTGCTGAGCGCCCGCTCTATCTTCGGTTCCACACATACCGTTATCACTAAGTTCCTGCCCAAATGGGGGATAGAATGGTCCTATTTCGATGTCAACGATCCCGCCGGCATTGAAGCGATGATCAAACCCAATACAAAGATGATCTTCGTGGAAACACCCTCCAATCCCGGACTGGAAATCATCGATATGGCGTACCTCGCCGGCATTGCCAATAAACATAATGTCATCCTCAACGTTGACAACTGTTTTGCCACACCGGTGCTGCAACGTCCTATCGAAGCAGGCGCTCATATCGTTACCCACTCCGCCACCAAATGGATCGACGGCCAGGGACGTGTACTGGGCGGCGCTATCGTTGGTAAAAAAGAACTGATCAAAGAAATACATACCTTCTGCAGAAGCACCGGCCCGGCGATGTCGCCCTTCAATGCATGGGTGCTTAGCAAAAGCCTGGAAACACTGCACGTACGGATGGAACGTCATGCTGCCAGCGCGCTGAAACTGGCACAGTCGCTGGAAGGTAATCCACACCTGAGCGGCGTGAGATATCCTTTCCTCGCCAGCCATCCGCAGCATGATATCGCCCGTAAACAAATGAGCGGCGGCGGTGGTATCGTATGCTTTGAACTGAAAGGCGGCCTCGAAAGCGGCGTGCGTTTCCTCAATGCGTTAGAACTGCTGTCCCTCACGGCCAACCTGGGCGACAGCCGCAGCATCGCTTCCCATCCGGCCAGCACCACGCACGCCAAACTGAGCGATGAGGAAAGGGCCAACGTAGGCATCACGCCGGGTCTGATCCGCATCTCTGTCGGACTGGAAAACGTCAATGACATCCTTGCGGACATAAAACAGGCACTGGAAAAAAGCGCCCTGTAA
- a CDS encoding DoxX family membrane protein — translation MKSSEEKITAWFLRIALSAGFLSAVADRFGLWGAAHSAWGNWDKFLQYTTTLLPGIPAPLVSIAAAVATALELLFGILLLAGFKTRLVAQGSGILLILFALAMTFSKSIKAPLDFSVFSAAAAAFALAGLYRQKA, via the coding sequence ATGAAATCTTCAGAAGAAAAAATAACAGCCTGGTTTTTACGTATAGCCCTCAGCGCAGGTTTTTTGTCCGCCGTGGCCGACCGGTTCGGACTTTGGGGTGCGGCACATTCCGCCTGGGGCAACTGGGACAAGTTCCTTCAATACACCACAACCTTGTTGCCCGGTATCCCAGCGCCGCTGGTTTCCATTGCCGCAGCGGTGGCAACAGCCCTGGAGCTGCTTTTCGGCATATTGTTGTTGGCTGGCTTCAAAACCCGGCTGGTAGCGCAAGGCAGCGGTATTTTGCTGATATTGTTTGCGCTGGCGATGACTTTTTCAAAAAGCATCAAGGCCCCGCTGGATTTTTCCGTATTCTCTGCTGCCGCAGCGGCTTTCGCGCTGGCCGGTTTATACAGGCAAAAGGCATAG